A section of the Ogataea parapolymorpha DL-1 chromosome II, whole genome shotgun sequence genome encodes:
- a CDS encoding Subunit of cleavage factor I, which yields MTNSDDEALFDDIYDDDKEEVKQEQQETAPKTGETASEPANPAAQDGSSGAGETAPVAAAAPAQAPVQVSGQFPVMHAPPPMTVGGPGQRQFQDTVRADIQSKDQGKMFIGGLNWETTEESMKNYFSQFGDVIDLTIMKDNATGRSRGFGFLTFASSSSVDEVLKKTHVLDGKLIDPKRAIPKEEQDKTGKIFVGGVAPEVTEAEFTEYFQQFGNIIDSQLMLDKDTGRSRGYGFVTYDSPDAVDRVTQNKYVLFHGKNMEIKRAEPRNQQKAGSSYSNIGQPQQTYTQMAQMQQYWQQMQQMQQYWMQMQQVQQQGGDVSQAMQQMMQQYGQTMPGGDEQQNGADDAKDAGDEVPNPQEQTTNLPSGPRGGVRHGGRPRGPKDSRDFRGRGDRGDRGDRGDRGDRGGRSGGGGGGGHRGRGRRGYHPYNR from the coding sequence ATGACGAattccgacgacgaggctCTTTTTGACGACATCTACGACGACGATAAGGAGGAAGtgaagcaggagcagcaggagacGGCGCCAAAGACGGGCGAGACCGCGTCGGAGCCTGCCAACCCGGCCGCACAGGACGGTTCGTCTGGAGCAGGCGAAACGGCACCAGTCGCTGCTGCGGCGCCGGCGCAAGCGCCAGTGCAGGTTTCAGGGCAGTTCCCGGTGATGCACGCGCCGCCACCAATGACAGTGGGCGGCCCAGGCCAAAGACAATTCCAAGACACGGTGCGAGCCGATATCCAGTCGAAGGACCAGGGCAAGATGTTTATTGGTGGCTTGAACTGGGAAACGACCGAGGAGAGCATGAAGAACTACTTCTCGCAGTTTGGCGACGTGATCGACCTGACTATCATGAAGGATAACGCGACAGGACGGTCGCGCGGATTTGGCTTTTTGACATTTGCTAGTTCAAGTAGTGTTGACGAGGTTTTAAAAAAAACACACGTTCTAGACGGCAAGCTTATCGACCCTAAAAGAGCCATCCCGAAAGAGGAGCAAGACAAGACAGGCAAGATTTTTGTCGGCGGCGTGGCTCCAGAGGTCACCGAGGCCGAATTTACGGAATATTTCCAACAGTTTGGTAACATTATTGACTCGCAACTGATGCTCGATAAGGACACTGGCCGGTCCCGAGGATACGGATTTGTGACGTACGATTCTCCCGATGCCGTTGATAGAGTGACCCAGAATAAGTACGTGCTATTTCACGGTAAAAACATGGAAATCAAGCGGGCAGAGCCTCGTAACCAGCAGAAGGCCGGCTCTTCCTACTCCAACATCGgccagccgcagcagacGTATACACAGATGGCCCAGATGCAGCAGTATTGGCAGCAGATGCAACAGATGCAACAGTACTGGATGCAAATgcagcaggtccagcagcagggCGGCGACGTTTCGCAGGCCATGCAGCAGATGATGCAACAGTACGGCCAAACGATGCCTGGCGGCGACGAGCAGCAGAACGGGGCCGACGACGCCAAGGACGCCGGCGACGAGGTGCCTAATCCGCAGGAGCAAACCACGAACCTGCCTTCTGGGCCCCGCGGCGGCGTGAGACACGGCGGACGGCCACGCGGGCCTAAGGACTCGCGTGACTTCCGTGGCCGAGGCGACCGGGGCGACAGGGGTGACAGAGGCGATAGGGGCGACAGGGGCGGAAGAAGTGGCGGCGGCGGTGGTGGTGGCCACAGAGGCCGTGGAAGACGCGGCTACCACCCTTACAACAGATAG